In the genome of Pseudomonas sp. HS6, one region contains:
- a CDS encoding 3-keto-5-aminohexanoate cleavage protein, whose protein sequence is MNHDVIITCALTGAGDTTAKSPHVPVTPKQIAAAAVEAAKAGATVVHCHVRDPQTGKFSRDVALYREVMERIREADVDIIVNLTAGMGGDLEIGPGESPMEFGPNTDLVGPLTRLAHVEALLPEICTLDCGTLNFGDGDTIYVSTPAQLRAGAKRITELGVKAELEIFDTGHLWFAKQMIKEGLLDNPLFQLCLGIPWGAPADTTTMKAMVDNLPADAVWAGFGIGRMQMPMAAQAVLLGGNVRVGLEDNLWLDKGVLATNGQLVERASEILSRLGARVLTPAEGRKKMGLTQRG, encoded by the coding sequence ATGAACCACGACGTCATCATCACCTGCGCACTCACCGGTGCTGGCGACACGACCGCCAAGAGCCCTCACGTGCCGGTCACTCCAAAGCAAATCGCCGCAGCCGCGGTGGAAGCGGCCAAGGCCGGCGCCACGGTCGTGCACTGCCACGTCCGTGACCCGCAGACCGGCAAGTTCAGCCGTGACGTGGCGCTGTACCGCGAAGTCATGGAGCGTATCCGCGAAGCCGACGTCGACATCATCGTCAACCTCACCGCCGGCATGGGTGGCGACCTGGAAATCGGCCCGGGCGAGAGTCCAATGGAGTTCGGCCCGAACACCGATCTGGTCGGCCCGCTGACCCGCCTGGCCCACGTCGAAGCACTGCTGCCGGAAATCTGCACGCTGGATTGCGGCACCCTGAACTTCGGCGACGGCGACACCATTTACGTCTCCACCCCGGCGCAACTGCGCGCCGGCGCCAAGCGCATCACCGAGCTGGGCGTGAAAGCCGAGTTGGAGATTTTCGACACCGGCCACCTGTGGTTCGCCAAACAGATGATCAAGGAAGGCCTGCTCGACAACCCGCTGTTCCAGCTGTGCCTGGGCATCCCGTGGGGCGCGCCGGCCGACACCACCACCATGAAAGCCATGGTCGACAACCTGCCCGCCGACGCGGTGTGGGCCGGCTTCGGCATCGGCCGGATGCAAATGCCGATGGCGGCGCAAGCGGTGCTGCTCGGCGGCAACGTGCGGGTCGGTCTGGAAGACAACCTGTGGCTGGACAAAGGCGTGCTCGCGACCAACGGCCAACTGGTCGAACGCGCCAGCGAAATCCTCAGCCGTCTCGGCGCTCGCGTGCTGACTCCGGCTGAAGGTCGCAAGAAAATGGGCCTGACCCAGCGCGGCTAA
- a CDS encoding L-carnitine dehydrogenase has translation MSFITEIKTFAALGSGVIGSGWVARALAHGLDVVAWDPAPGAEAALRKRVANAWGALEKNGLAPDASQDRLRFVATIEECVRDADFIQESAPERLELKLELHSKISAAAKPNALIGSSTSGLLPSEFYESSTHPERCVVGHPFNPVYLLPLVEVVGGKNTAPEAVQAAMKVYESLGMRPLHVRKEVPGFIADRLLEALWREALHLVNDGVATTGEIDDAIRFGAGLRWSFMGTFLTYTLAGGDAGMRHFMSQFGPALQLPWTYLPAPELTDKLIDDVVDGTSDQLGRHSISALERYRDDCLLAVLEAVKTTKQKHGMAFSE, from the coding sequence ATGAGCTTTATCACCGAAATCAAAACCTTCGCAGCACTGGGCAGCGGCGTCATCGGCAGCGGCTGGGTCGCCCGCGCCCTCGCCCATGGCCTCGACGTGGTGGCCTGGGACCCGGCGCCGGGTGCCGAAGCGGCGCTGCGCAAACGCGTGGCCAACGCCTGGGGCGCGCTGGAGAAAAACGGTCTGGCGCCGGATGCTTCGCAGGATCGTTTGCGGTTTGTCGCGACCATTGAGGAGTGCGTGCGCGATGCGGATTTCATCCAGGAAAGCGCCCCGGAACGCCTCGAACTGAAACTGGAGCTGCACAGTAAGATCAGCGCGGCGGCCAAGCCGAATGCCCTGATCGGTTCCAGCACTTCCGGCCTGTTGCCGAGCGAGTTCTACGAGAGTTCGACCCACCCGGAACGTTGCGTGGTCGGTCACCCGTTCAACCCGGTCTACCTGTTGCCATTGGTGGAAGTGGTCGGCGGCAAGAACACCGCGCCGGAAGCGGTTCAAGCGGCGATGAAAGTCTACGAATCCCTCGGCATGCGCCCGCTGCATGTGCGCAAGGAAGTGCCGGGCTTCATCGCCGACCGCCTGCTCGAAGCGTTGTGGCGAGAGGCGCTGCATCTGGTCAACGACGGGGTGGCGACTACCGGTGAGATTGACGATGCGATCCGCTTTGGCGCCGGTCTGCGCTGGTCGTTCATGGGTACGTTCTTGACTTACACCCTGGCCGGTGGCGATGCAGGCATGCGCCACTTCATGTCGCAGTTCGGCCCGGCGTTGCAGTTGCCGTGGACGTACCTGCCGGCACCTGAACTGACGGACAAGTTGATTGACGATGTGGTGGATGGCACCAGCGATCAACTGGGCCGGCACAGTATTTCGGCGCTGGAGCGCTATCGTGATGATTGTTTGCTGGCGGTGCTTGAGGCGGTGAAGACCACCAAGCAAAAGCATGGCATGGCGTTCAGTGAGTAA
- a CDS encoding thioesterase family protein, whose protein sequence is MPTLTTYQTKIIPDWVDYNGHLRDAFYLLIFSYATDALMDRLGMDSNNREASGNSLFTLELHLNYLHEVKLDAEVEVRTQIIGHDQKRLHLYHSLHLAGGDKELAGNEQMLLHVDLAGPRSAPFTPDTLSRLQAIVAEQANLPAPAYISRVIALPPAR, encoded by the coding sequence ATGCCCACCCTCACCACCTACCAAACCAAAATCATCCCCGACTGGGTCGACTACAACGGCCACCTGCGCGACGCCTTCTACCTGCTGATCTTCAGCTACGCCACCGACGCCCTGATGGATCGCCTCGGCATGGACAGCAACAATCGCGAAGCCAGCGGTAACTCGCTGTTCACCCTCGAACTGCACCTCAACTACCTTCACGAAGTGAAGCTCGACGCCGAGGTTGAAGTGCGCACGCAGATCATCGGCCACGACCAGAAACGCCTGCACCTCTATCACAGCCTGCACCTGGCCGGCGGTGACAAGGAACTGGCCGGCAACGAACAGATGCTGCTGCACGTCGACCTCGCCGGGCCGCGTTCCGCACCGTTTACCCCGGACACCCTGAGCCGCCTGCAAGCCATCGTCGCCGAGCAGGCCAATCTGCCCGCCCCTGCTTACATCAGCCGCGTCATCGCTCTGCCCCCAGCCCGGTAA
- a CDS encoding gamma-butyrobetaine dioxygenase — protein MQTAAVADFRTYPLISALNGVQNLVDRVLIEWADGRVSPFHHVWLRDNCPCPHCVYSITREQVFEIVDAAQDLSPSAAHIDTDGCLRVDWQDGHLSRFDAGWLRAHAYDDESRAERLAAKPKAFLWRSDLQLPVFDYAALMNDNAALLQWLLAVRDIGLTQVRGVPTEPGSLKLIAQRISFIRESNFGVLFNVQSKADADSNAYTAFNLPLHTDLPTRELQPGLQFLHCLVNDAEGGESIFVDGFAIAEALRQEDPASFKALCEIPVEFRNKDRHSDYRCLAPIIALDALSRVAEIRMANFLRGAFDTSVEQMPLLYRAYRRFIAMTREPRFRLMQRLNPGELWCFDNRRTLHARNAFDPTTGARHFQGCYIDRDELLSRILVLQR, from the coding sequence ATGCAAACCGCCGCTGTTGCCGATTTCCGTACTTATCCGTTGATCAGCGCGCTGAACGGCGTGCAGAACCTGGTGGATCGGGTCCTGATCGAATGGGCCGACGGGCGCGTCAGCCCGTTTCACCACGTATGGCTGCGGGACAACTGCCCGTGTCCGCACTGTGTCTACAGCATCACCCGCGAGCAGGTGTTCGAGATCGTCGATGCGGCGCAGGATCTGTCGCCCTCCGCCGCGCATATCGACACCGATGGCTGCCTGCGCGTCGACTGGCAGGACGGTCACCTCAGCCGCTTCGATGCAGGCTGGCTTCGCGCCCACGCCTATGACGACGAGTCCCGCGCCGAACGCCTGGCCGCCAAACCGAAAGCCTTTCTGTGGCGCAGCGACTTGCAGCTGCCGGTGTTCGACTATGCAGCGCTGATGAACGATAACGCCGCGCTGCTGCAATGGTTGCTGGCCGTGCGCGACATCGGCCTGACCCAGGTGCGCGGCGTGCCCACCGAACCCGGTTCGCTGAAGCTGATCGCCCAGCGCATTTCGTTTATCCGCGAGAGCAATTTCGGCGTGCTGTTCAACGTGCAATCCAAGGCCGACGCCGACAGCAATGCCTACACCGCATTCAACCTGCCATTGCACACGGATCTGCCGACCCGCGAGCTGCAACCGGGGCTGCAGTTTCTGCATTGTCTGGTGAACGACGCCGAGGGTGGCGAAAGCATTTTCGTCGACGGCTTTGCGATTGCCGAAGCGTTGCGTCAGGAGGATCCCGCGTCGTTCAAGGCGCTTTGCGAGATCCCGGTGGAGTTTCGCAACAAGGACCGCCACAGCGACTATCGCTGCCTCGCCCCGATCATCGCCCTGGATGCCTTGAGCCGGGTTGCAGAAATCCGCATGGCCAACTTCCTGCGCGGCGCGTTCGACACGTCCGTGGAGCAAATGCCCCTGCTGTATCGCGCGTATCGACGCTTCATCGCCATGACCCGCGAGCCACGCTTCCGGCTGATGCAGCGGCTCAATCCGGGCGAGTTGTGGTGCTTCGACAACCGTCGCACCCTGCACGCGCGCAATGCGTTCGACCCGACCACCGGGGCCCGGCACTTCCAGGGCTGCTACATCGATCGGGATGAGTTGCTGTCGCGGATTCTAGTGTTGCAGCGCTAG
- a CDS encoding GlxA family transcriptional regulator: MTSFNSGAQPQNRAPQSIGFLLLDNFTLISLASAVEPLRMANQLSGRELYRWTTLTVDGGQVWASDGLQITPDASMHKAPALDTIIVCGGIGIQRTVTREHVSWLQSQARQSRRLGAVCTGSWALACAGLLDGFDCSVHWECLAAMQEAFPRVAMSTRLFTLDRNRFTSSGGTAPLDMMLHLISRDHGRELSAAISEMFVYERIRNEQDHQRVPLKHMLGTNQPKLQEIVALMEANLEEPIDLDELAVYVAVSRRQLERLFQKYLHCSPSRYYLKLRLIRARQLLKQTPMSIIEVASVCGFVSTPHFSKCYREYFGIPPRDERVGSNTTQQVAMLPLPQAIVMSPLSGPMSALSQARNESTFASVRL; encoded by the coding sequence ATGACGTCGTTCAACTCCGGGGCTCAACCCCAGAACCGTGCGCCTCAATCCATCGGCTTTCTGCTGCTGGACAATTTCACGCTGATTTCCCTGGCTTCCGCAGTCGAACCACTGCGCATGGCCAACCAGTTGTCCGGTCGCGAGCTGTATCGCTGGACCACCCTCACCGTCGACGGAGGCCAGGTCTGGGCCAGTGACGGTCTGCAGATCACTCCCGACGCCTCCATGCACAAAGCCCCGGCCCTCGACACCATCATCGTGTGCGGCGGGATCGGCATTCAACGCACCGTTACCCGTGAACACGTTTCGTGGCTGCAAAGCCAGGCGCGCCAGTCCCGTCGCCTCGGTGCCGTGTGCACCGGCAGCTGGGCCCTGGCGTGCGCCGGTCTGCTCGACGGCTTCGATTGCAGCGTGCACTGGGAATGTCTGGCGGCGATGCAGGAAGCTTTCCCCCGCGTCGCGATGAGCACCCGTCTGTTCACCCTCGACCGCAACCGTTTCACCAGCTCCGGCGGCACCGCGCCGCTGGACATGATGCTGCACCTGATCAGCCGCGATCACGGCCGTGAACTGTCCGCCGCTATCTCCGAGATGTTCGTCTACGAGCGTATCCGCAACGAACAGGATCACCAGCGCGTGCCGCTCAAGCACATGCTCGGCACCAACCAGCCGAAGTTGCAGGAAATCGTTGCGCTGATGGAAGCCAACCTGGAAGAACCGATCGACCTCGACGAACTGGCGGTGTACGTCGCCGTGTCCCGTCGCCAGCTCGAGCGCCTGTTCCAGAAATACCTGCACTGCTCGCCGTCGCGCTACTACCTCAAGCTGCGCCTGATCCGTGCCCGGCAACTGCTCAAACAGACGCCGATGTCGATCATCGAAGTGGCGTCGGTCTGCGGGTTCGTGTCGACGCCGCACTTCTCCAAGTGCTACCGCGAATACTTCGGCATTCCGCCGCGTGACGAGCGCGTCGGTTCCAACACCACCCAGCAAGTGGCGATGCTGCCGCTGCCGCAGGCCATCGTGATGTCGCCGCTGTCCGGGCCGATGTCGGCGCTGAGCCAGGCGCGCAACGAGTCGACTTTCGCCAGCGTGCGTCTCTAA
- a CDS encoding L-serine ammonia-lyase → MAISVFDLFKIGIGPSSSHTVGPMRAAALFVESLRDKHLLEQVRRVEVQLFGSLSATGVGHGSDNAVIMGLMGEWPDAIDPSQIGPRIQALRETHTLLLDGRLSVPFIWARDMRLIDENLPFHPNAMTLVAEGDHGEIHRDTYYSVGGGFVVDEAQASSGVVDLDRTELPYDFSSAVELLELCKQNNLRVAELMMANEKVWRSEEEIRAGLMKLWRAMQDCVEQGLKHEGILPGGLNVRRRAAKLHRSLQELNKPNVIGSTLSAMEWVNLFALAVNEENAAGGRMVTAPTNGAAGIIPAVLHYFMKFSEAVTDANVVDYFLGAAAVGILCKKNASISGAEVGCQGEVGSACAMAAAGLAEILGASPEQLCNAAEIGLEHNLGLTCDPVGGLVQVPCIERNAIAAVKAINAAQMALRGDGQHFISLDRVIRTMRDTGADMHDKYKETSRGGLAVSAVEC, encoded by the coding sequence ATGGCTATCAGCGTTTTCGACCTGTTCAAAATCGGCATCGGCCCGTCCAGTTCCCACACCGTCGGGCCGATGCGCGCCGCGGCGCTGTTCGTCGAGTCTCTGCGCGACAAACACCTGCTGGAGCAAGTGCGTCGAGTCGAGGTGCAGCTGTTCGGTTCGCTGTCGGCCACCGGTGTCGGTCACGGCAGCGACAACGCCGTGATCATGGGCCTGATGGGCGAGTGGCCGGACGCGATCGACCCGTCGCAGATCGGCCCGCGGATCCAGGCCCTGCGCGAAACCCACACCCTTTTACTGGACGGTCGTTTGTCGGTGCCTTTTATATGGGCCCGCGACATGCGTCTGATCGACGAGAACCTGCCGTTCCACCCCAACGCCATGACCCTGGTTGCCGAAGGCGATCACGGCGAGATTCATCGCGACACCTACTATTCGGTCGGCGGCGGTTTCGTGGTCGATGAGGCCCAGGCGTCCAGCGGTGTGGTGGATCTGGATCGCACCGAATTGCCGTATGACTTCTCCAGCGCCGTCGAACTGTTGGAGTTGTGCAAGCAGAACAACCTGCGCGTCGCCGAATTGATGATGGCCAACGAGAAAGTCTGGCGCAGCGAAGAGGAAATCCGCGCCGGGCTGATGAAGCTCTGGCGGGCGATGCAGGATTGCGTCGAGCAGGGGCTCAAGCACGAAGGCATCCTGCCTGGCGGGCTCAATGTGCGTCGGCGCGCGGCGAAACTGCACCGCAGTCTTCAGGAATTGAACAAGCCCAACGTGATCGGCTCGACCCTCAGCGCCATGGAGTGGGTCAACCTGTTCGCCCTGGCGGTGAACGAAGAGAACGCGGCCGGCGGGCGCATGGTCACGGCGCCGACCAACGGTGCGGCCGGGATCATTCCGGCGGTGCTGCACTACTTCATGAAATTCAGCGAAGCGGTGACTGACGCCAACGTGGTCGACTATTTCCTTGGGGCGGCGGCAGTAGGGATTTTGTGCAAGAAGAACGCTTCGATCTCCGGCGCCGAAGTCGGCTGTCAGGGTGAGGTCGGTTCGGCCTGCGCAATGGCGGCGGCGGGGCTGGCGGAAATCCTCGGCGCAAGCCCGGAGCAATTGTGCAACGCGGCGGAAATCGGCCTGGAGCACAACCTCGGCCTGACGTGCGACCCGGTGGGCGGTCTGGTCCAGGTGCCGTGTATCGAGCGCAATGCGATTGCAGCGGTGAAAGCGATCAACGCGGCGCAGATGGCCTTGCGCGGCGACGGTCAGCACTTCATTTCGCTGGACCGGGTGATCCGCACCATGCGCGATACCGGTGCCGACATGCATGACAAATATAAAGAGACTTCGCGGGGCGGGTTGGCGGTCAGCGCGGTGGAGTGCTGA
- a CDS encoding choline ABC transporter substrate-binding protein translates to MKGSPSLLLAAMLSLPLLAQAAEPAQCSTVNFSDVGWTDITATTATTSVVLDALGYKTKTTMISVPVTYKSLADGKNMDVFLGNWMPTMENDIKAYRDAGTVEVVRTNLKGAKYTLAVPQALYDKGLHDFADIAKFKKELDDKIYGIEPGNDGNRLIQSMIDKDAFGLKAAGFKVVESSEAGMLSQVDRAQKRDTAVVFLGWAPHPMNKRFKIQYLTGGDDFFGPDFGAATVATNTRKGYVEECSNVGQLLKNLEFTVDMESTLMGNILDDKMKPDAAAKAWLKKNPQVLDTWLAGVTTIDGKPGLEAVKAKLNQ, encoded by the coding sequence ATGAAAGGTTCCCCGTCGTTGTTGTTGGCCGCCATGCTGAGTCTGCCGTTACTGGCTCAAGCCGCAGAACCGGCGCAGTGCAGTACCGTTAACTTCTCCGATGTCGGCTGGACCGACATCACCGCAACAACCGCGACCACCAGCGTGGTGCTCGACGCCCTCGGCTACAAGACCAAGACCACCATGATCTCCGTGCCCGTGACCTACAAGTCCCTGGCCGACGGCAAGAACATGGACGTGTTCCTCGGCAACTGGATGCCGACCATGGAAAACGACATCAAGGCCTACCGTGACGCCGGCACCGTGGAAGTCGTACGCACCAACCTCAAGGGCGCCAAATACACCCTCGCCGTACCGCAGGCGCTGTACGACAAGGGTCTGCATGACTTCGCCGACATCGCCAAATTCAAGAAAGAGCTCGACGACAAGATCTACGGCATCGAGCCTGGCAACGACGGCAACCGCCTGATCCAGAGCATGATCGACAAGGATGCCTTCGGCCTGAAAGCCGCCGGTTTCAAAGTCGTCGAGTCGTCCGAAGCGGGCATGCTCTCGCAGGTCGACCGTGCGCAGAAACGCGACACCGCCGTGGTCTTCCTCGGCTGGGCGCCGCACCCGATGAACAAGCGCTTCAAGATTCAATACCTGACCGGCGGCGACGACTTCTTCGGCCCGGATTTCGGCGCGGCCACCGTCGCGACCAACACCCGCAAGGGCTACGTCGAAGAATGCAGCAACGTCGGTCAGTTGCTGAAGAATCTGGAGTTCACCGTCGACATGGAAAGCACCCTGATGGGCAACATCCTCGACGACAAGATGAAGCCTGACGCGGCCGCCAAGGCCTGGCTGAAAAAGAATCCACAGGTGCTCGATACCTGGCTCGCTGGCGTGACCACCATTGACGGTAAACCTGGCCTGGAGGCCGTGAAAGCCAAGTTGAATCAGTAA
- the choW gene encoding choline ABC transporter permease subunit, whose protein sequence is MLIDQKIPLGQYIAGFVEWLTQHGASTFDAIAVTLETMIHGVTFALTWFNPLVLIGLIALLAHFIQRKWGLTAFVIASFLLILNLGYWQETMETLAQVMFATLVCVVIGVPLGIVAAHKPMFYTLMRPVLDLMQTVPTFVYLIPTLTLFGLGVVPGLISTVVFAIAAPIRLTYLGIRDVPEELMDAGKAFGCSRRQLLSRIELPHAMPSIAAGITQCIMLSLSMVVIAALVGADGLGKPVVNALNTADIALGFEAGLAIVLLAIMLDRICKQPDAKVGGDA, encoded by the coding sequence ATGCTGATTGATCAGAAAATCCCTTTAGGCCAGTACATCGCGGGCTTCGTTGAATGGTTGACGCAACACGGCGCCAGCACCTTCGACGCAATCGCCGTGACCCTGGAAACGATGATCCACGGCGTGACGTTTGCGCTGACCTGGTTCAACCCGCTGGTGTTGATCGGCCTCATCGCTCTGCTCGCGCATTTCATTCAACGCAAATGGGGCCTCACCGCCTTCGTGATCGCCTCCTTTCTGCTGATCCTCAACCTGGGGTACTGGCAGGAAACCATGGAAACCCTAGCCCAGGTCATGTTCGCGACCCTGGTCTGCGTGGTCATCGGCGTGCCGCTGGGCATCGTCGCCGCGCACAAACCGATGTTCTACACTTTGATGAGGCCGGTGCTCGATCTGATGCAGACCGTACCGACCTTCGTTTACCTCATTCCTACCCTGACCCTCTTCGGGTTGGGCGTGGTTCCGGGCCTGATCTCCACAGTGGTGTTCGCCATCGCTGCGCCGATCCGCCTGACCTACCTGGGCATCCGCGATGTCCCGGAAGAACTGATGGACGCCGGCAAGGCCTTCGGCTGCTCGCGTCGCCAACTGCTTTCACGGATCGAACTGCCCCACGCCATGCCAAGCATCGCGGCCGGCATCACCCAGTGCATCATGCTGTCGTTGTCGATGGTGGTGATCGCGGCACTGGTGGGCGCCGACGGACTCGGCAAACCGGTGGTCAACGCACTGAACACTGCTGATATCGCCCTGGGCTTCGAAGCGGGCCTGGCGATCGTACTGCTGGCGATCATGCTCGACCGTATCTGCAAACAACCCGACGCAAAAGTAGGGGGTGACGCATGA
- the choV gene encoding choline ABC transporter ATP-binding protein encodes MSIIRFENVDVIFAKDPREALKLLDQGMTRNEILKKTGQIVGVEKASLDIEKGEICVLMGLSGSGKSSLLRCINGLNTVSRGKLFVEHEGKQIDIASCTPAELKMMRTKRIAMVFQKFALMPWLTVRENISFGLEMQGRPEKERRKLVDDKLELVGLTQWRNKKPNELSGGMQQRVGLARALAMDADILLMDEPFSALDPLIRQGLQDELLELQRKLSKTIVFVSHDLDEALKLGSRIAIMKDGRIIQYSVPEEIVLNPADDYVRTFVAHTNPLNVLCGRSLMRTLDNCKRINGSVCLDPGGDSWLDLAEGNTIKGARKNGSVLDLQNWVPGQAVEGLDRRPTLVDSNIGMRDALQIRYQTGNKLVLHDNNHVVGILGDSELYHALLGKNLG; translated from the coding sequence ATGAGCATAATTCGCTTCGAAAACGTTGACGTTATCTTCGCCAAGGATCCACGCGAGGCGCTCAAGCTGCTGGATCAGGGCATGACCCGTAACGAAATCCTGAAAAAGACCGGGCAGATTGTCGGCGTTGAAAAAGCCAGCCTGGACATCGAGAAAGGCGAAATCTGTGTACTGATGGGCTTGTCCGGCTCCGGCAAATCCAGCCTGTTGCGCTGCATCAACGGCCTCAACACCGTGAGCCGCGGCAAGCTGTTCGTCGAGCACGAAGGCAAGCAGATCGACATCGCCTCCTGCACCCCGGCCGAACTGAAAATGATGCGTACCAAGCGCATCGCGATGGTGTTCCAGAAGTTCGCCCTGATGCCTTGGCTGACGGTGCGCGAGAACATCAGCTTCGGTCTGGAAATGCAGGGTCGTCCCGAGAAAGAACGCCGCAAACTGGTCGATGACAAGCTTGAGCTGGTGGGCCTGACCCAGTGGCGCAACAAGAAACCCAACGAGCTGTCCGGCGGCATGCAGCAGCGTGTAGGCCTGGCCCGCGCGCTGGCAATGGACGCCGACATTCTGCTGATGGACGAACCGTTCTCGGCCCTCGACCCACTGATCCGTCAGGGTCTGCAGGATGAATTGCTGGAACTGCAACGCAAGCTGAGCAAGACCATCGTGTTCGTGAGCCACGACCTCGACGAGGCGCTGAAACTGGGTAGCCGCATCGCGATCATGAAAGACGGCCGGATCATCCAGTACAGCGTGCCGGAAGAAATCGTGCTCAATCCTGCGGACGATTACGTGCGCACCTTCGTTGCCCACACCAATCCGCTGAACGTGCTCTGCGGTCGCAGCCTGATGCGCACCCTGGACAACTGCAAACGCATCAACGGTTCGGTGTGCCTCGATCCGGGCGGCGATTCGTGGCTGGACCTGGCCGAAGGCAACACCATCAAGGGTGCACGCAAGAACGGTTCGGTACTCGACCTACAGAACTGGGTGCCGGGGCAAGCGGTCGAAGGCCTCGATCGTCGTCCGACGCTGGTGGACTCGAACATCGGCATGCGTGACGCACTGCAGATTCGTTACCAGACCGGCAACAAACTGGTGCTGCACGACAACAACCATGTGGTGGGGATTCTTGGGGACAGCGAGCTGTATCACGCGCTGCTCGGGAAGAACCTGGGGTAA